A region from the Aliarcobacter thereius LMG 24486 genome encodes:
- a CDS encoding YajQ family cyclic di-GMP-binding protein, with product MAVKEHSLDISAKLDLQEMKNAVIQAQKEIDNRYDFKGIPKDIDLNIGAKTLTMISSSDNKVDAMLDIMIAKMNKRGISINSLEEIRKEDSSGGNRKYSYKIIDSIEKDEAKRIQTEIKSLKIKVSAVNQGDSIRVTGKNIDDLQTVMKHLRSLDLKAPLVFDNFK from the coding sequence ATGGCAGTAAAAGAACATTCATTAGATATTTCAGCAAAACTAGATCTTCAAGAGATGAAAAATGCTGTAATTCAAGCTCAAAAAGAGATTGATAATAGGTATGATTTTAAAGGGATACCAAAAGATATTGATTTAAATATTGGTGCAAAAACTCTTACAATGATTAGTTCAAGTGATAATAAAGTTGATGCAATGCTAGATATAATGATTGCAAAAATGAATAAAAGAGGAATTAGTATAAATTCTCTTGAAGAGATAAGAAAAGAAGATAGCAGTGGTGGAAATAGAAAATATAGCTATAAAATCATTGATAGTATAGAAAAAGATGAAGCAAAAAGAATACAAACAGAGATTAAAAGTCTGAAAATTAAAGTAAGTGCTGTAAATCAAGGAGATAGTATAAGAGTTACAGGAAAAAATATTGATGATTTACAAACAGTTATGAAGCATTTAAGATCTTTAGATTTAAAAGCACCATTGGTTTTTGATAATTTTAAATAA
- a CDS encoding DUF423 domain-containing protein has protein sequence MIYDKRARNFLAISSLMMASAIILGAFGAHGLKRIISPEMLVVFHTGVEYQFYNTFGLFFVTFLSMIRPNNNKLKVVQYLILIGTFIFSFSLYFLTILNMPVLGAITPIGGTLQIIAYFLLTYTILKDNK, from the coding sequence ATGATTTATGATAAAAGAGCTAGAAATTTTCTAGCAATTTCTAGTTTAATGATGGCAAGTGCAATAATTTTAGGTGCTTTTGGTGCTCATGGATTAAAAAGAATAATAAGTCCAGAAATGCTAGTTGTTTTTCATACAGGAGTTGAATATCAGTTTTATAACACTTTTGGTCTATTTTTTGTAACTTTTTTATCAATGATAAGACCAAATAACAATAAACTAAAAGTTGTTCAATATCTTATTTTGATAGGAACTTTTATTTTTTCTTTTTCATTGTATTTTCTTACAATTTTAAATATGCCAGTTTTAGGAGCGATAACTCCTATTGGTGGAACTTTACAAATAATTGCATATTTTCTTTTGACATATACAATATTAAAAGATAATAAATAA
- a CDS encoding phosphoribosyltransferase: protein MNKLYYSYEMCKEDTKKLTNIIKTFESDALLGVARGGLTLTHLISQALNQRDVFTINSISYERKSQKNSVDIFNIPDLSEYKRVLILDDIVDSGKTMKAILELLKEKYPNTEFKLATLFYKPTALIKPDFYIHKTDVWIEFFWEVDIQI, encoded by the coding sequence TTGAATAAACTTTATTACTCTTACGAAATGTGTAAAGAAGATACAAAAAAATTAACAAATATTATAAAAACTTTTGAAAGTGATGCACTTTTGGGTGTTGCAAGAGGTGGTTTGACTCTTACTCATCTTATATCTCAAGCTCTAAATCAAAGAGATGTTTTCACAATTAATTCAATATCTTATGAAAGAAAATCTCAAAAAAACAGTGTTGATATTTTTAATATTCCTGATTTGAGTGAATATAAAAGAGTTTTAATTTTAGATGATATTGTTGATAGTGGAAAAACTATGAAAGCTATTTTAGAACTTTTAAAAGAAAAATATCCAAATACAGAATTTAAATTGGCAACTTTGTTTTACAAGCCAACAGCTCTAATCAAACCTGATTTTTATATACATAAAACAGATGTTTGGATTGAGTTTTTTTGGGAAGTTGATATTCAAATATAA
- a CDS encoding anaerobic ribonucleoside-triphosphate reductase activating protein: MNQKIVYDFTKFTTKDYTGELACIIWHISCNLRCVYCYNDNIVFAKKAKYSHNDILKFLKTRKNLLSGVVLSGGEALIHNLKPLCKEIKKLEFKIKLDTNGINTKKIKELIEENLIDFISLDFKATKDKFEIITQKKSSLYDDFIETLKYLIQINFLFELRTTFNGTLLNENDINKMIKIAYNLGYKNSFYIQNFLQTDSNIGNINKNIEINRDKIVKNLLKIEYR; encoded by the coding sequence TTGAATCAAAAAATTGTTTATGATTTTACAAAGTTTACTACAAAAGATTATACAGGTGAATTAGCTTGTATAATCTGGCATATATCTTGCAATTTAAGGTGTGTTTATTGCTACAACGATAATATAGTTTTTGCAAAAAAAGCAAAATATTCTCACAATGATATTTTAAAATTTTTAAAAACAAGAAAAAATCTTCTAAGTGGAGTTGTTTTAAGTGGTGGAGAAGCTTTAATTCACAATTTAAAACCATTATGTAAAGAGATAAAGAAACTAGAATTTAAAATAAAACTTGACACAAATGGAATAAATACAAAAAAAATAAAAGAGCTTATTGAAGAAAATTTAATAGATTTTATCTCTTTAGATTTTAAAGCTACAAAAGATAAATTTGAAATAATAACTCAAAAGAAATCATCTTTGTATGATGATTTTATAGAAACTCTTAAGTATTTAATTCAAATAAACTTTTTATTTGAATTAAGAACTACTTTCAATGGAACACTACTAAATGAAAATGATATAAATAAGATGATAAAAATAGCTTATAATTTAGGATATAAAAATAGCTTTTATATTCAAAACTTTTTACAAACAGATTCAAATATTGGAAATATAAATAAAAATATTGAGATAAATAGAGATAAAATAGTAAAGAATCTCTTAAAAATAGAATATAGATGA
- the nrdD gene encoding anaerobic ribonucleoside-triphosphate reductase, which produces MQKNKVLEKNSEKRTKCIVYTRVMGYHRPVESFNIGKKGEHKQREQFIESKNCL; this is translated from the coding sequence ATGCAAAAAAACAAAGTGCTTGAAAAAAATAGTGAAAAAAGAACAAAATGTATAGTTTATACTAGAGTTATGGGATATCACAGACCAGTTGAAAGTTTTAATATAGGAAAAAAAGGTGAACATAAACAAAGAGAGCAATTTATTGAATCAAAAAATTGTTTATGA